ACAAAAAATGCAAAGTAGATTGAAACAATCTGTTTGGGAAACAAGTCTCTGAAGAGCTGCAGTAGAAACGGCAGCGCGTACGTGGACATGCACAGCAGCACCTGGAAGGCGTGCAGCAGGATGGTGCTCCTGGCCTTGGTGGCGTCTGCGTTTGCTGCTTTAGCCGTCAGCAGAACTCTGAAGTACGTGTAGAACAGTGTGAACCAAACCAGCACAAAGAACAATATATGAGAAACGTTTCTCTTCTCTTTACTGTAGCTGCTGCGAAACACATTATCTCTGTCGCAGAAGACTCTGGAGAGGAAGAAGTGCTGCTGCTCCGTGGCTAAAAGGATGAAGACGTCGGGCAGCACAGACAGGGAGCTCACTGCCCAGATGAAGCCGATAAGGATGCAGGTTCTCTTCACCGTACAGATGTTATTGTAGCGCAGCGGAAAGCAGACGGACAGGAAGCATTCTGTTGCCATGACACCCAGATTCAGAGGCGTGTTCATGTTGCTGATGATGGCAGGGAGCATGAGGAGCAGACAGATGAAGACATGGATGGTGCGTAATGTGTATGAGAAGACGTGAACGGAGATGCTGACGGTCAGCTGGATCATGTCGTTCAGCACCAAGTGGGCGAACAGGACGTACCGCGGGTTTGACCTCAGGACCTGAAACAGAGACCCAAAAACATCAACAGAATCCATCCATcttattcacattttcttttctagaTGTTTATTTCTATTGTATGTGAATCAAAGTAATATGTATATCATACCACATGTTACATATTAAAGGTAtttaaaatgcatgaaaaatgGAATCGACAATCAAGAAAAGCTCAAACATTACTGAGTAGAGTTTTTAAATGCTGAgaataccccccacccccacccaggttgtttaatttttactgcttcggggggggggggcagtccaACGGCAAAGACGCTGCTCATAGAATACAGACGGAAAGTACTTTTACAGATAAAGAGAGTATTAATATTTGAAAACTCACAGGCtgtgaaaaacactttttaagaatagaatagaatagaatagaatagaatagaatagacttATATCTAAAGCACTTTTGTCAGGAAGACACATTACCGAAGTCAAACCAAAGACAGAGAGCTAGTAAAATCCAATATTTACTAAAAGTATAGAGGATGACTAAAATCAAGTAAAAACCTCTTCTGAATAAAAGTGTCTCAAGccggatttaaaacactcaGAGTCAggctgaagcagcagcaacaggacG
The nucleotide sequence above comes from Oryzias latipes chromosome 5, ASM223467v1. Encoded proteins:
- the LOC101173771 gene encoding olfactory receptor 52R1-like gives rise to the protein MNATSEGGNASGSFFTDVGRNVLVVILGLSINSVNATMVHTFRKHHVLRSNPRYVLFAHLVLNDMIQLTVSISVHVFSYTLRTIHVFICLLLMLPAIISNMNTPLNLGVMATECFLSVCFPLRYNNICTVKRTCILIGFIWAVSSLSVLPDVFILLATEQQHFFLSRVFCDRDNVFRSSYSKEKRNVSHILFFVLVWFTLFYTYFRVLLTAKAANADATKARSTILLHAFQVLLCMSTYALPFLLQLFRDLFPKQIVSIYFAFFVIIQIFPRFLSPIIYGLRDKTFRKYLSRYCLCVQTKA